A genomic segment from Blastocatellia bacterium encodes:
- a CDS encoding thiamine pyrophosphate-binding protein produces MTTMRGAEALVQCLKAIGTKRVYGVIGTSIVGFVDGLYDARDQIRYISCRHEQVAASMADAEGRLTRRPGVVALHSGPGALNAMISLANAAKDCSPVIAIAGSIKRKLQGCDGMLEMDHVRVFRPLCRGTYRVEATYQIPLIFSQAYKAAMSGPGGPVLIEVPEDIWNDRDQIRWEELDLTVDPPPPVDAQQVRAIAERLLQSARPVILSGAGVAYTHSEDLLRQLAETWQIPVATTGNGRGTLSELHPLSLGRAGYAGGTPMADEALKRADFVLGIGCTLSDMTTYEYTWPVSGEVVVVNLDTDNDRKKVPLRAIYADARDFLVELTRQLQAMPASDRAAWIAELAPVRSMWENLLSSGRNVDRTPVPPARVCHQLSQLLSEDDIVTVGAGMHLLYPMAFTPARRPRTYLSAVNFGAMGFGFPAALAAKLVHPEKKVVAILGDGDFMMTVQDLETAAREKIGVTVIIINDNAYRVLAFRQQVHFHGRLYGTLHGNPDFLRLAESFGLRAWRLEQPDEVSSVLSEALSSEAPTLIEVMTDPQDIPPTNLEAVMGMQ; encoded by the coding sequence TTGGGTTCGTGGATGGACTGTACGATGCACGCGATCAGATTCGGTATATTTCCTGTCGGCATGAACAGGTGGCGGCTAGCATGGCTGATGCGGAAGGCCGATTGACGCGGCGGCCCGGCGTTGTCGCTTTACATTCGGGGCCTGGCGCGTTAAATGCGATGATCAGCCTGGCTAATGCCGCCAAGGATTGTTCGCCCGTCATCGCGATTGCCGGTTCGATCAAACGCAAACTGCAAGGGTGTGACGGGATGTTGGAGATGGATCACGTGAGAGTCTTTCGACCGCTGTGTCGCGGCACTTATCGCGTGGAGGCGACCTACCAAATTCCGCTGATCTTCTCGCAGGCATACAAAGCGGCGATGTCAGGGCCTGGCGGGCCGGTGCTGATCGAAGTGCCGGAAGACATCTGGAATGATCGCGATCAGATTCGGTGGGAGGAGCTTGATCTGACGGTTGACCCACCGCCGCCGGTTGATGCCCAGCAGGTGCGTGCGATTGCCGAACGATTATTGCAGAGCGCGCGTCCGGTGATTTTGTCAGGGGCTGGCGTCGCTTATACACATTCAGAAGACCTGCTTCGTCAACTGGCCGAGACGTGGCAAATTCCTGTGGCCACGACAGGCAATGGGCGCGGCACGCTATCGGAGTTGCATCCGCTGTCGCTTGGACGCGCCGGTTATGCTGGCGGCACGCCGATGGCGGATGAGGCGCTGAAGCGCGCCGATTTTGTTTTGGGGATCGGCTGTACGCTTTCGGACATGACGACCTACGAATACACATGGCCAGTCAGTGGTGAGGTTGTGGTGGTGAATCTGGACACTGATAACGATCGAAAGAAAGTGCCGCTGCGAGCAATCTACGCTGATGCGCGCGATTTTCTTGTGGAGTTAACGCGCCAGTTGCAAGCCATGCCGGCGTCGGACCGCGCGGCCTGGATTGCCGAGCTGGCTCCTGTTCGTAGCATGTGGGAGAACCTGTTGAGCAGTGGCCGGAATGTTGATCGAACGCCGGTCCCACCGGCTCGTGTCTGCCACCAGTTGAGTCAATTGCTCAGCGAAGATGACATTGTGACAGTTGGGGCGGGCATGCACTTGCTCTATCCGATGGCGTTCACGCCGGCGCGACGACCCAGAACGTATTTGTCGGCTGTCAACTTTGGCGCGATGGGATTTGGTTTTCCGGCTGCGCTGGCCGCCAAGCTGGTGCATCCAGAGAAAAAGGTTGTCGCCATCTTAGGCGACGGCGACTTCATGATGACGGTGCAAGACCTGGAAACGGCGGCGCGAGAGAAAATCGGCGTGACGGTGATCATCATCAACGATAATGCGTATCGTGTGCTAGCGTTTCGTCAACAGGTGCACTTTCATGGCCGACTCTATGGCACGCTGCACGGCAATCCTGATTTCCTGCGATTGGCTGAGAGCTTCGGCCTGCGAGCTTGGCGGCTGGAGCAGCCGGATGAGGTTTCATCCGTGTTGTCAGAAGCGTTGTCTTCGGAGGCGCCC